The following coding sequences are from one Kallotenue papyrolyticum window:
- a CDS encoding ABC transporter ATP-binding protein — protein MTGASQAIVADNVSKRFASMARPAVDGCSFVVQPGELIVLLGPSGCGKTTLLKMINRLYEPSAGRILVQGQEIRALPATALRRRIGYVIQQTGLFPHMRIEDNIAVVPRLLGWPGARIDARIDELLTLIGLPREYRRRYPRQLSGGEQQRVGLARALAADPALLLMDEPFGALDAITRARLQDELLQIQRRLRKTILFVTHDVEEALRLADKIMVMRAGRIVQFDTPLQIVAHPADDFVAQLLDAGDGLRYLSLLRAGAVAVPFQADGAPPADGLPHLTADTDLRAAVARLVSTGAPALTVVDAQGQPLGWLDFARIQQALRVADRRPPGAAVQAVAQAADGRSPG, from the coding sequence ATGACTGGTGCGTCGCAGGCGATTGTCGCCGACAACGTTTCCAAGCGCTTCGCGTCCATGGCGCGACCCGCCGTGGATGGCTGTTCCTTTGTGGTACAGCCGGGCGAGCTGATCGTGCTGTTGGGCCCGTCCGGCTGCGGCAAGACGACGCTGCTCAAAATGATCAATCGCCTGTACGAGCCGAGTGCCGGGCGCATTCTGGTGCAGGGCCAGGAGATCCGCGCCCTGCCGGCCACGGCGCTGCGCCGACGGATTGGCTACGTCATCCAGCAGACCGGCCTGTTTCCGCACATGCGCATCGAGGATAACATTGCGGTGGTGCCGCGGCTGTTGGGCTGGCCAGGCGCGCGCATCGATGCGCGCATCGATGAACTGCTGACGCTGATCGGCCTGCCGCGCGAGTACCGACGTCGCTATCCGCGGCAGTTGTCGGGCGGCGAGCAGCAGCGTGTGGGGCTGGCCCGCGCGCTGGCCGCCGATCCAGCGCTGCTGTTGATGGACGAGCCGTTTGGGGCGTTGGACGCGATCACACGCGCCCGGCTCCAGGATGAGTTGCTGCAGATCCAGCGCCGTTTGCGCAAAACCATCCTGTTTGTAACGCACGACGTCGAAGAGGCGTTGCGTCTGGCCGACAAGATCATGGTCATGCGCGCCGGACGCATCGTACAGTTCGACACGCCGCTGCAGATCGTGGCCCATCCCGCCGACGACTTTGTGGCGCAACTGCTTGATGCCGGCGATGGGCTGCGCTATCTGAGTCTGCTGCGCGCCGGTGCGGTGGCCGTGCCCTTCCAGGCGGATGGCGCGCCGCCAGCGGACGGCCTGCCGCACCTGACTGCCGATACCGATCTCCGCGCCGCGGTGGCGCGGTTGGTCAGCACGGGTGCGCCGGCGCTGACGGTGGTGGATGCGCAGGGGCAGCCACTCGGTTGGCTCGATTTCGCGCGGATTCAGCAGGCGTTGCGCGTCGCCGATCGCCGGCCACCGGGCGCAGCGGTGCAGGCGGTGGCGCAGGCGGCGGACGGCCGCTCGCCGGGCTGA
- a CDS encoding ABC transporter permease, producing the protein METLIERLKLDFLVTNFDQVALRLRQHLEITLIAMALALAIALPLGIVLARVRWLRAPVLAVLNVLYTVPSISLLVLLVPFVGTGRLNAIIVLVIYAQIILVRNIVVGLSRVDPDVVEAARGMGMNAWQRLSRVELPLALPVLLAGVRIATVAVIGIGTVAGLVGAGGLGRLLFEGLGRSRGEGRIVAGALGAAALAGAANLLLRWLERRAQRATRGER; encoded by the coding sequence ATGGAAACGCTGATCGAACGCCTCAAACTCGATTTTTTGGTCACCAACTTCGATCAGGTGGCCTTGCGGCTGCGTCAGCACCTGGAGATCACTTTGATCGCCATGGCGCTGGCGCTGGCGATCGCCCTGCCGCTGGGCATCGTGCTCGCCCGCGTGCGCTGGTTGCGCGCGCCGGTGCTGGCCGTGCTCAATGTGCTCTATACCGTGCCGAGCATCTCGCTGTTGGTGCTGCTGGTGCCCTTTGTGGGCACCGGTCGCCTCAACGCGATCATTGTGTTGGTGATCTACGCGCAGATCATCCTGGTACGCAACATCGTCGTCGGACTGAGCAGGGTCGATCCCGACGTAGTCGAAGCGGCGCGCGGCATGGGCATGAACGCCTGGCAGCGGCTCAGCCGCGTGGAGCTGCCGCTGGCGCTGCCGGTGCTGCTGGCCGGCGTGCGCATTGCCACCGTCGCGGTGATCGGCATCGGCACGGTGGCCGGGCTGGTGGGCGCGGGTGGGCTGGGGCGCCTGCTCTTCGAAGGCCTGGGCCGTAGCCGTGGCGAGGGGCGCATCGTGGCCGGGGCGCTGGGCGCGGCAGCCCTGGCGGGTGCGGCCAACCTGCTGCTGCGCTGGCTGGAGCGGCGCGCCCAGCGCGCTACGCGCGGCGAACGTTGA
- the pgl gene encoding 6-phosphogluconolactonase, whose translation MTHRHILVVDDPEALAEAATRYIVARARQAVAARGSFALALAGGSTPRGVYRRLAHAPWRDAMPWAQTLIFWSDERALPLDSTDSNYRMAREALLDHVPLPPEQIHPLAAQGDDLDQAAARYEAVLRRLVPGEPPRFDLILLGMGPDGHTASLFPHSPALDATTRLVVATPEAPLPPQVRRLTFTSRLINAAVEVLVLVAGADKAAPVREVLQGPRRPHELPAQLIDPQAGDLWWMLDRAAASQLSTLHE comes from the coding sequence ATGACGCATCGACACATCTTGGTGGTGGACGATCCCGAGGCCCTGGCCGAGGCGGCGACGCGCTACATCGTTGCGCGCGCGCGCCAGGCGGTTGCGGCGCGGGGCAGTTTTGCGCTGGCACTGGCCGGCGGCTCGACGCCGCGTGGCGTGTACCGGCGCCTGGCACATGCGCCCTGGCGCGATGCCATGCCCTGGGCGCAGACCTTGATCTTTTGGAGCGACGAACGAGCGCTGCCGCTCGACAGCACCGACAGCAACTACCGTATGGCGCGCGAAGCGCTGCTCGATCATGTGCCGCTGCCGCCGGAGCAGATCCATCCCCTGGCGGCGCAGGGCGACGATCTGGATCAGGCTGCGGCGCGCTACGAAGCTGTACTGCGCCGGCTGGTGCCGGGTGAGCCGCCGCGCTTTGATCTGATTCTGCTGGGGATGGGACCGGATGGGCATACTGCCTCGTTGTTTCCGCACAGCCCGGCGCTCGACGCGACGACGCGGTTGGTGGTGGCGACGCCGGAAGCGCCGCTACCGCCCCAGGTGCGGCGCCTGACCTTCACGTCCCGGCTGATCAACGCCGCGGTGGAGGTGCTGGTGCTGGTGGCCGGCGCCGACAAAGCCGCGCCCGTGCGCGAGGTGCTCCAGGGTCCGCGGCGGCCCCATGAGCTGCCGGCGCAACTGATCGATCCCCAGGCGGGTGATCTGTGGTGGATGCTCGACCGCGCTGCGGCGAGCCAACTCTCAACACTCCATGAGTGA
- the rpiA gene encoding ribose-5-phosphate isomerase RpiA, with the protein MSDLTPKQHVALAAAQVVRSGMRLGLGSGSTVGLIVEALGERVQRGELRDLRVVVASRWTETKALAAGLTVVELNDVVQLDLAIDGADEVDPQRAMIKGGGGALLRERIVLYAARERLIAVDESKLVPHLGASWALPVEVVQFGWRVAEAALRALGTTPQLRRDGMQPFVTDEGNYILDCPFRLRAPQAQPGAAQGHDPHELDRALRAIPGVMDHGLFLGLADRVLVGQADGVREL; encoded by the coding sequence ATGAGTGACCTGACCCCGAAACAACACGTAGCGCTGGCCGCCGCGCAGGTGGTACGCTCCGGTATGCGTCTGGGCCTGGGCAGCGGTTCGACCGTCGGCCTGATCGTGGAGGCACTGGGTGAGCGCGTGCAGCGCGGCGAACTGCGCGATCTGCGCGTGGTGGTCGCCTCGCGCTGGACCGAAACCAAAGCGCTGGCGGCCGGCCTGACGGTCGTCGAGCTCAACGATGTGGTGCAGCTCGACCTGGCAATCGACGGCGCGGACGAGGTCGATCCACAGCGCGCCATGATCAAAGGCGGCGGTGGTGCGTTGCTGCGCGAGCGTATTGTGCTCTATGCCGCGCGCGAACGGCTGATCGCGGTGGATGAGTCGAAGCTGGTGCCGCACCTAGGCGCGAGCTGGGCACTGCCGGTTGAGGTGGTCCAGTTCGGCTGGCGCGTGGCCGAGGCTGCGCTGCGCGCGCTGGGGACTACGCCGCAGCTCCGCCGCGACGGTATGCAGCCGTTCGTGACCGACGAGGGCAACTACATTCTGGACTGTCCCTTCCGCCTGCGCGCGCCCCAGGCGCAGCCCGGAGCCGCGCAGGGCCACGATCCCCACGAGCTGGATCGCGCCCTGCGCGCCATTCCCGGCGTGATGGATCACGGCCTATTCCTCGGCCTGGCCGACCGCGTGCTGGTCGGCCAGGCGGACGGTGTGCGCGAACTGTGA
- a CDS encoding ester cyclase produces MTTQTTIRERLKWEITPERYQQIRRLWIKHSIAEDSRDLEGLISTLSPDCVYQIMPTGQRWEGHDGARAFYTSFLGAFPDVHFDLAEIVIGPQGVIEVADMTGTHLGEWAGIAPTGKPVRLQIIIHFPWDPEHEKFAGEQIWFDRLALQEQGV; encoded by the coding sequence ATGACGACGCAGACAACCATCCGCGAACGGCTCAAATGGGAGATCACGCCGGAGCGGTATCAGCAGATCCGGCGGCTGTGGATCAAACACTCAATCGCCGAGGACAGCCGCGATCTGGAAGGGCTGATCAGCACGCTCAGCCCCGACTGCGTGTACCAGATCATGCCGACCGGCCAGCGCTGGGAGGGCCACGACGGCGCGCGCGCCTTCTATACCAGCTTTCTGGGCGCGTTTCCCGACGTGCACTTCGATCTGGCCGAGATCGTGATCGGTCCGCAGGGGGTGATCGAGGTCGCCGACATGACCGGCACGCACCTGGGCGAGTGGGCCGGCATCGCGCCCACCGGCAAGCCGGTGCGGCTGCAGATCATCATCCACTTCCCCTGGGATCCCGAACACGAGAAGTTCGCCGGCGAGCAGATCTGGTTCGACCGCCTGGCGCTCCAGGAACAAGGCGTCTAA
- a CDS encoding long-chain-fatty-acid--CoA ligase has product MLNLSMIVEDHARKRPSREAVVFGETRLTYGQVNAMANQIANALVARGIQPGDKVALSCPNLPFFPIVYYGILKAGAVVVPLNVLLKTREIAYHLRDSDAKAYFCFEGTPDLPMGQMGWEAFQQVESCAHFVLMTANPAAPSPIEGATTLGMLLHGQPPTFQTVLRSPEDTAVILYTSGTTGQPKGAELTHNNMLLNAIVSRDLHAIDPERERNVILIALPLFHSFGQTCQMNAGFYHGATLVLVPRFDPGVVLDLMRREQVNFFSGVPTMFWALLHHARQHNVDTAAIAAHLQLCSSGGASLPVEVLRGFEETFGVQILEGYGLSETSPVATFNHRDLPRKVGSIGIPIFGVEVRVVDDQDHDVPVNQPGEIVIRGHNVMKGYYKRPEATAEAMRGGWFHTGDIARMDEDGYLFILDRKKDMILRGGFNVYPREVEEVMMTHPAVSMVAVVGIPDEVHGEEIKAYVIKKPGAEISEAELIEWCKQNMASYKYPRIIEFREQLPMSATGKILKRELRAQEQPA; this is encoded by the coding sequence ATGCTCAACCTGTCGATGATCGTTGAGGATCATGCCCGCAAACGGCCCAGCCGCGAAGCCGTGGTCTTCGGCGAGACGCGGCTGACCTACGGCCAAGTCAATGCCATGGCCAACCAGATCGCCAACGCGCTGGTGGCGCGCGGCATCCAGCCGGGCGACAAGGTGGCGCTCTCCTGTCCCAATCTACCCTTCTTCCCGATCGTCTATTACGGCATTCTCAAAGCCGGTGCGGTAGTCGTGCCGCTCAACGTGCTGCTCAAAACGCGTGAGATCGCCTACCATCTGCGCGACTCGGACGCCAAAGCCTACTTCTGCTTCGAAGGCACGCCCGACCTGCCCATGGGCCAGATGGGTTGGGAAGCCTTCCAGCAGGTCGAGAGCTGCGCGCACTTCGTGCTGATGACCGCCAACCCCGCCGCGCCCTCGCCGATCGAAGGCGCAACCACGCTGGGCATGCTACTGCACGGCCAGCCGCCTACCTTCCAGACGGTGCTGCGCTCGCCCGAAGACACGGCGGTGATCCTCTACACTTCGGGCACCACCGGCCAGCCCAAGGGCGCTGAGCTGACGCACAACAACATGCTGCTCAACGCGATCGTGTCGCGCGACCTGCACGCCATCGATCCGGAGCGCGAGCGCAACGTGATCCTGATCGCGCTGCCGCTGTTCCACTCCTTCGGCCAGACCTGCCAGATGAACGCCGGCTTCTACCACGGCGCGACGCTAGTGCTGGTGCCGCGCTTCGATCCCGGCGTCGTGCTCGACCTGATGCGGCGCGAGCAGGTCAACTTCTTCTCCGGCGTGCCGACCATGTTCTGGGCGCTGTTGCACCATGCTCGCCAGCACAACGTCGATACCGCCGCCATCGCCGCACACCTGCAACTGTGCTCGTCGGGCGGCGCGTCGCTGCCGGTGGAGGTGCTGCGCGGCTTCGAGGAGACCTTTGGCGTGCAGATCCTGGAGGGCTATGGCCTGTCCGAAACCTCGCCGGTCGCCACCTTCAACCATCGCGATCTGCCGCGCAAAGTCGGCTCGATCGGCATTCCGATCTTTGGCGTCGAGGTGCGCGTCGTGGACGATCAGGACCACGATGTGCCGGTCAATCAGCCGGGCGAGATCGTGATCCGCGGCCACAACGTGATGAAGGGCTACTACAAGCGGCCCGAGGCCACCGCCGAGGCCATGCGCGGCGGCTGGTTCCACACCGGCGATATTGCGCGCATGGACGAGGACGGCTACCTGTTCATCCTCGACCGCAAGAAGGATATGATCTTGCGCGGCGGCTTCAACGTCTATCCGCGCGAAGTCGAAGAAGTGATGATGACCCATCCCGCCGTCTCGATGGTCGCGGTAGTCGGCATTCCCGACGAGGTGCATGGCGAGGAGATCAAGGCCTATGTGATCAAAAAGCCGGGCGCCGAGATCAGCGAGGCCGAGCTGATCGAGTGGTGCAAGCAAAACATGGCCTCCTACAAGTATCCGCGTATCATTGAGTTCCGTGAGCAGTTGCCGATGAGCGCAACCGGCAAGATCCTCAAGCGCGAGCTGCGCGCGCAGGAGCAGCCGGCTTAA
- a CDS encoding enoyl-CoA hydratase/isomerase family protein, producing MTDSLLTTRHDAVTLFTINRPHVRNAVDAPTMNALREGIQRCAEDGTRAIVITGAQGAFCSGTDIAVALQPGVTPDHAYQVLTEAYAPTLQAIREAPWPVIAAVDGIAAGLGCDLALACDLRLVSPRGAFAELFIRVGLVPDGGGTWSLPRLVGLGRALELMWTGRSVEADEALRIGLANALLPVESFTEEVLRYANMLTRQAPLALTRIKRAVYADLDGTFVEALRREAEYQREIFASEDGWEGFRAFLEKRAPVWKGR from the coding sequence ATGACGGACAGCCTGCTGACCACACGGCACGACGCCGTGACGCTCTTCACGATCAACCGCCCCCACGTCCGCAACGCCGTTGACGCGCCCACCATGAACGCGCTGCGCGAGGGCATCCAGCGCTGTGCCGAGGACGGCACGCGCGCGATCGTGATCACCGGCGCGCAGGGCGCGTTCTGCTCCGGCACCGATATCGCCGTTGCACTGCAACCCGGCGTCACGCCCGACCACGCCTACCAGGTGCTGACCGAGGCCTATGCGCCCACGCTCCAGGCGATCCGCGAGGCACCCTGGCCGGTGATTGCCGCCGTAGACGGCATCGCCGCCGGGCTGGGCTGCGACCTGGCGCTGGCCTGCGATCTGCGGCTTGTCTCGCCGCGCGGCGCGTTTGCCGAGCTATTCATTCGCGTGGGCCTAGTGCCCGATGGCGGCGGCACCTGGAGCCTGCCCCGGCTGGTCGGTCTGGGCCGCGCCCTGGAATTGATGTGGACCGGTCGCAGCGTGGAGGCGGACGAGGCGCTGCGCATCGGGCTGGCCAATGCGCTGTTGCCGGTCGAATCGTTCACCGAGGAGGTGCTGCGCTATGCGAACATGCTGACGCGCCAGGCGCCGCTGGCCCTGACGCGCATCAAACGGGCGGTGTACGCCGATCTGGACGGCACGTTTGTCGAGGCCCTGCGCCGCGAAGCCGAGTACCAGCGCGAAATCTTCGCCAGCGAGGACGGTTGGGAAGGCTTCCGCGCCTTTCTCGAAAAACGCGCGCCGGTGTGGAAGGGACGCTAA
- a CDS encoding terpene synthase family protein, with product MEYARPSLTCPFPVAHHPAAAEVEQAALAWARRHGLLASAGVERRVRAVRIGELMGMVYPHLAPDALLLLTQWTLWGFVWDDLCGTPPLGNDPQRLDAAQQRLLAVLRGAALHPDEAPTVRALADLRQRWLRYATPVQLDPYIRSVEQHFAACLWEATNRSAGRTPDLQAYLAMRPFSSGVYTYTEAFGLLEGLPWPEELRRDPQVERLTLLANNVVCWINDLLSLPKELASGEQHNLVVILQQHQGLSLSSALAQVEARYYQDLAAYQALEACLPRCGGELDRALATYTQVLRGWMAGSLQWSYASGRYGASMLQAQPA from the coding sequence GTGGAATACGCACGACCCAGCCTGACCTGTCCCTTTCCTGTGGCCCATCATCCAGCAGCGGCGGAGGTGGAGCAGGCCGCGCTGGCCTGGGCACGCCGGCACGGCTTGCTGGCGAGCGCCGGTGTCGAACGGCGCGTGCGCGCCGTGCGCATCGGCGAGCTGATGGGCATGGTCTATCCGCATCTAGCACCGGACGCGCTGCTGCTGCTGACGCAGTGGACGCTGTGGGGCTTTGTGTGGGACGACCTGTGCGGCACGCCACCGCTGGGCAACGATCCACAACGTCTGGATGCGGCCCAGCAGCGGCTGCTGGCGGTGCTGCGCGGCGCGGCACTACACCCGGACGAGGCGCCCACGGTCCGCGCGCTGGCCGATCTGCGTCAGCGCTGGTTGCGCTATGCGACGCCGGTGCAGCTCGACCCGTACATCCGCAGTGTTGAGCAGCACTTTGCGGCCTGTCTCTGGGAGGCGACCAACCGTAGCGCAGGGCGTACGCCCGATCTGCAAGCCTACCTGGCGATGCGCCCGTTCAGCAGCGGGGTCTATACCTACACCGAGGCCTTCGGCCTGCTGGAGGGCCTGCCCTGGCCGGAGGAGCTGCGGCGCGATCCACAGGTGGAGCGGCTGACCCTGCTGGCCAACAACGTGGTTTGCTGGATCAACGATCTCTTGTCGTTGCCCAAAGAGCTGGCCAGCGGCGAGCAGCACAACCTGGTGGTGATCCTGCAGCAGCACCAGGGCCTGTCGCTGAGCAGCGCACTGGCGCAGGTCGAAGCGCGGTACTATCAGGATCTGGCCGCCTACCAGGCGCTTGAGGCATGCCTGCCGCGCTGCGGTGGCGAGCTTGACCGCGCGCTCGCGACCTATACCCAGGTGCTGCGCGGTTGGATGGCGGGCAGTCTGCAGTGGTCCTACGCATCGGGGCGCTACGGTGCATCGATGCTGCAGGCCCAACCGGCTTAA
- a CDS encoding diguanylate cyclase domain-containing protein has protein sequence MLAYSPATILARHWLPGSLTLVLVGIGSGWAGEMARRLRQQSAALDAERQRLAHAIEERTQAEQTLRLIQAAVAHASDALLLLAADAQGHPTATITYANPSAHRCTANQPERLAQAIVGCISAGRADGALIRRYLRPAPELHCGEASLHSANGACHLEWSCVPVYGPEHSARHWVITGRDISERKRHEAILRRMAYFDALTGLPNRRLFLRQLERALAHPADDHRRPAVLFLDLNEFKQVNDRYGHRVGDALLIEVARRIERPLTARECAGRLSGDEFAILVWGDPPAARARAVADALLQLCATPCQIGVHQLQVHLSIGIAAEIQGASAADLLDHADAAMYRAKARARARATTSVVVDLSGAELGQPRHTPLAETDL, from the coding sequence GTGCTGGCATACTCGCCGGCGACCATCCTGGCGCGCCACTGGCTACCGGGTAGTCTGACACTGGTGCTAGTCGGTATCGGCAGCGGCTGGGCTGGCGAGATGGCGCGGCGTCTGCGTCAGCAGAGCGCGGCGCTCGACGCCGAACGCCAGCGGCTGGCGCACGCCATCGAGGAGCGCACGCAAGCCGAGCAGACCCTGCGTCTGATTCAGGCAGCAGTGGCCCACGCCTCGGACGCGCTGCTGCTGCTCGCCGCCGACGCCCAGGGCCACCCGACGGCAACGATTACCTACGCCAATCCGAGCGCGCACCGCTGCACCGCCAACCAGCCGGAGCGCCTGGCGCAGGCGATCGTGGGCTGCATCAGCGCCGGACGCGCCGATGGCGCTCTGATCCGTCGCTATCTCCGCCCCGCGCCCGAGCTCCACTGTGGCGAGGCCAGCCTCCACAGCGCCAACGGCGCCTGTCACCTCGAATGGTCCTGCGTACCCGTATACGGCCCAGAGCACAGCGCGCGCCACTGGGTGATCACCGGACGCGACATCAGCGAACGCAAGCGCCACGAGGCCATTCTGCGGCGCATGGCCTATTTCGACGCCCTGACCGGCCTACCCAACCGTCGCCTCTTTCTGCGGCAGCTCGAACGCGCGCTGGCGCATCCTGCCGACGACCACCGCCGACCTGCGGTGCTGTTTCTCGACCTGAACGAGTTCAAGCAGGTCAACGACCGCTACGGCCATCGCGTTGGCGACGCACTGCTGATCGAGGTGGCGCGCCGCATCGAGCGACCGCTCACCGCGCGCGAGTGCGCGGGCCGTCTCAGCGGCGATGAGTTCGCGATCCTGGTCTGGGGCGATCCGCCTGCGGCGCGCGCGCGGGCCGTCGCTGACGCACTACTGCAGCTCTGCGCCACGCCCTGTCAGATCGGCGTCCATCAGCTTCAGGTGCACCTGAGCATCGGCATTGCTGCCGAGATCCAGGGCGCCAGTGCCGCGGATCTGCTCGACCATGCCGACGCGGCCATGTACCGCGCCAAGGCACGCGCGCGAGCGCGCGCGACCACCAGCGTTGTCGTCGACCTGTCCGGCGCCGAGCTCGGGCAGCCCAGGCACACGCCGCTCGCCGAGACAGACCTTTAA
- a CDS encoding SDR family oxidoreductase — protein MTDQPQREVVVITGASAGVGRATAMEFARHGARVALLARGRAGLEGARRDVEILGGEALPIQIDVADADALERAAQQVEAAWGPIDIWINNAMLSVFSPVKEMQPDEYRRVTEVTYLSYVYGTLAALQRMLPRDRGAIVQVGSALAYRGIPLQSAYCAAKHAVQGFCDSLRAELLHDGSNVWLTMVQLPAVNTPQFGWVKSRLPNQAQPVPPIFQPELIARGIYWAAHARRREVYIGFPTVKAIVGNKLFPGLGDWYLARTGYRAQQTAEPRDPNQPFNLWEPVDDERDYGAHGAFSDRARTWSPQLWMTMHRRWLTLAGMGLAGVALAWLGRESA, from the coding sequence ATGACCGATCAGCCGCAGCGCGAAGTGGTGGTGATCACCGGGGCGTCGGCGGGCGTGGGCCGCGCCACAGCCATGGAGTTTGCACGGCATGGCGCGCGGGTGGCCCTGCTCGCGCGTGGGCGGGCCGGCTTGGAGGGGGCGCGCCGCGATGTCGAAATACTGGGCGGCGAAGCGCTGCCGATTCAAATCGACGTGGCCGATGCCGATGCGCTGGAACGCGCGGCGCAGCAGGTCGAAGCTGCCTGGGGGCCGATCGATATCTGGATCAACAATGCCATGCTTTCGGTCTTCTCGCCGGTCAAGGAGATGCAGCCTGATGAGTACCGGCGCGTCACCGAGGTGACCTACCTGAGCTATGTGTACGGCACGCTGGCAGCGCTGCAGCGCATGCTGCCGCGCGATCGCGGCGCGATCGTCCAGGTCGGCTCGGCGCTGGCCTACCGCGGCATTCCGCTGCAGTCGGCCTACTGCGCCGCCAAGCACGCCGTGCAGGGCTTTTGCGATTCGCTGCGCGCCGAGCTGTTGCACGACGGCAGCAACGTCTGGCTGACGATGGTGCAGCTACCGGCGGTCAACACGCCACAGTTTGGCTGGGTCAAGAGCCGGCTGCCCAACCAGGCGCAGCCCGTACCGCCGATCTTCCAGCCCGAGCTGATCGCGCGCGGCATCTACTGGGCGGCGCATGCCCGCCGGCGCGAGGTGTACATCGGCTTTCCGACGGTTAAGGCGATTGTGGGCAACAAACTCTTTCCCGGTCTGGGCGACTGGTACCTGGCGCGTACCGGCTACCGCGCACAGCAGACCGCTGAACCGCGCGATCCCAACCAGCCCTTCAACCTCTGGGAGCCGGTGGACGATGAGCGCGACTACGGTGCACACGGCGCCTTCAGCGATCGGGCCCGCACCTGGAGCCCGCAACTCTGGATGACGATGCATCGCCGCTGGCTGACGCTGGCCGGGATGGGATTGGCCGGTGTGGCGCTGGCCTGGCTGGGACGGGAGTCAGCATGA
- a CDS encoding vitamin K epoxide reductase family protein, giving the protein MSRSVSSAPETPPGWDDNPSAWSERLPIVGLALLGFGIAGYLAFYQWRILPTVWEPFFGNGSQVILNSSVSHLLPIPDAALGAFGYLLDAVTGVIGGRGRWRTLPWLVVLFGLAVGPLGAISILLVILQPVLFNAFCTLCLASAAISVLMIGPAMDEVLASLQYIQREHRRGRSRWRVFWGLADEPSTTQVRHVG; this is encoded by the coding sequence ATGAGCAGATCGGTCTCCTCCGCGCCGGAGACGCCTCCCGGCTGGGACGACAACCCCTCGGCCTGGTCGGAACGGCTGCCGATCGTCGGGCTGGCGCTGCTCGGCTTCGGTATTGCCGGCTACCTGGCGTTCTACCAGTGGCGCATCCTGCCGACGGTGTGGGAGCCGTTCTTCGGCAACGGCAGCCAGGTGATTCTCAACTCCAGCGTGTCACATCTGCTGCCGATTCCAGATGCGGCCCTGGGCGCGTTCGGCTACCTGCTCGACGCAGTCACCGGCGTGATCGGCGGGCGTGGGCGCTGGCGCACACTGCCCTGGCTGGTGGTCCTGTTCGGCCTGGCGGTCGGCCCCCTGGGAGCGATCAGCATCCTGCTGGTGATCCTCCAGCCGGTGCTGTTCAATGCCTTCTGCACGCTGTGTCTGGCATCGGCGGCCATTTCGGTGCTGATGATCGGCCCGGCCATGGACGAGGTGTTGGCCAGTCTGCAGTACATCCAGCGCGAACATCGCCGCGGGCGCTCGCGCTGGCGTGTGTTCTGGGGTCTGGCCGATGAGCCATCGACGACGCAGGTGCGGCATGTGGGCTAG
- a CDS encoding SPW repeat domain-containing protein — protein MWARWVNLALGIWLMAAPAVLDYGPPASINDRIVGPLVAAFATIAMWQVTRGLRWLNLLLALWLLVAPWILGYPIAREVANSLVVGTIMALASGVRGPIKHRVGGGWRALWQQDTPEPK, from the coding sequence ATGTGGGCTAGATGGGTGAACCTGGCGCTGGGCATCTGGCTGATGGCCGCGCCGGCAGTGCTGGACTACGGGCCGCCCGCCAGCATTAACGATCGCATCGTTGGTCCGCTGGTGGCCGCGTTTGCGACGATCGCCATGTGGCAGGTGACGCGCGGCCTACGCTGGCTCAACCTGCTGCTCGCGCTGTGGCTGCTGGTCGCGCCGTGGATCCTGGGCTATCCTATCGCGCGTGAGGTAGCCAACAGCCTAGTCGTCGGCACGATCATGGCGCTGGCCAGCGGCGTGCGCGGACCGATCAAGCATCGTGTCGGTGGCGGTTGGCGGGCGCTCTGGCAGCAGGATACCCCCGAACCGAAATAA